In the genome of Aspergillus luchuensis IFO 4308 DNA, chromosome 2, nearly complete sequence, one region contains:
- the pmcC gene encoding putative calcium transporting ATPase (Pmc1) (COG:P;~EggNog:ENOG410Q1A6;~InterPro:IPR006068,IPR018303,IPR023298,IPR023299, IPR001757,IPR006408,IPR004014,IPR036412,IPR008250, IPR023214;~PFAM:PF00689,PF13246,PF00122,PF00702;~TransMembrane:10 (i156-173o185-204i355-376o396-423i838-859o871-888i908-934o989-1015i1022-1042o1048-1065i);~go_component: GO:0016020 - membrane [Evidence IEA];~go_component: GO:0016021 - integral component of membrane [Evidence IEA];~go_function: GO:0000166 - nucleotide binding [Evidence IEA];~go_function: GO:0005388 - calcium transmembrane transporter activity, phosphorylative mechanism [Evidence IEA];~go_function: GO:0005524 - ATP binding [Evidence IEA];~go_process: GO:0070588 - calcium ion transmembrane transport [Evidence IEA]), with protein sequence MSTPDLDNSEETESHAIPSSAPGLGAENGPEGGNCFAFSPTQLNDLFNPKSLEAFCSLGGLYGLEFGLRTDLATGLQSDESVLSGRISLEEVKQVALAKTTTSQRPLLSNQSRLATGKTHGLPFHDRIRVFGRNVLPVTKRKGFGRLLWDAYNDRIILLLTAAAVVSLSLGIYEAASGQSQVDWIEGVAVCVAIFIVVSATAVNDWQKERQFVRLNKLKVDREVRVIRSSQSIMVHIHDLTVGDVVHLEPGDCAPADGVVVTSYGLRCDESMATGESDHVEKHTGFEAFDWIAAKSLTEDMDPFIISGSRILEGLGTYLVLSVGPNSTHGRIMAGLAVESDPTPLQVKLSRLAKWIGWFGLGAALLLFFVLLFRFLAQLPENDAPSTEKGQIFMDILIVAVTVIVVAIPEGLPLAVTLALAFATTRMLKEQNLVWQLRACETMGNATVICSDKTGTLTQNKMTTALGILGFADAFTQSGTTASSVEQAAFSFPEAIGRYPVAFRDLLIKSITANSTAFREERDGRMELVGNKTDIALLHLVQEHLGVHDISRERADIDTIQVYPFDSARKAMALVYHVDESGCRVLVKGAAEVVLRECTSVITPGSSSHEDISTQQISGTDFETLGEAIRKYASASLRTIGLAYRDIPIELVAGDSRQEMASLGFEELFRDMTWIGLFGIHDPLRPEVRDAIQQCHSAGVKVKMVTGDNLNTALAIAESCGIKTADGVAIEAPELRKLDETELDIIMPRLQVLARSSPSDKQLLVNRLKHLGEIVAVTGDGTNDGPALKSADVGFSMGLSGTEVAREASSIILLDDNFRSIVTAIAWGRCVNDAVAKFLQFQLTVNITAVCLTVVTAIYNSSNESVFKAVQLLWLNLIMDTFAALALATDPPTPEILQRPPTPRNASLFTVTMWKLMLGQCIYKLALCFTLYFAGDRILSLDMDDHNERLQLNTIIFNTFVWMQIFNEFNCRRLDNKLNVLEGVWKNRWFIVINFLMVGGQILIVFVGGAAFGVVRLSGTQWAICLGCAVVCIPWAAVLKFIPDKYVAYVLRCSGWCLFAILRPLKRVVQILGRAVRQTGFWSLIHRWRLGKHSTKSHADEETGNGLHSTI encoded by the exons ATGAGTACTCCTGATCTTGACAACTCGGAGGAAACTGAGAGCCACGCGATTCCATCCTCCGCCCCTGGCCTCGGAGCGGAAAACGGGCCCGAAGGCGGCAattgttttgctttttcgccAACCCAGCTAAACGACTTGTTCAATCCAAAATCGCTGGAAGCTTTCTGCTCTCTGGGCGGACTTTATGGACTCGAATTTGGGCTACGAACTGATTTAGCTACCGGGCTACAGTCGGATGAGTCCGTTCTGTCAGGACGTATTTCGCTCGAGGAAGTGAAGCAAGTCGCATTAGCAAAGACAACGACATCACAACGACCGCTCCTAAGCAATCAATCTCGTCTGGCCACAGGGAAAACACATGGCCTGCCATTCCACGATCGCATAAGGGTTTTCGGGCGCAATGTATTGCCAGTGACAAAACGAAAAGGGTTTGGACGATTGCTATGGGATGCCTACAATGACCGAATAATTCTACTTCTCACAGCAGCTGCAGTTGTATCACTGTCGTTAGGCATCTATGAAGCTGCTAGCGGGCAGTCGCAAGTAGACTGGATTGAGGGGGTGGCTGTTTGCGTGGCAATATTCATTGTTGTCTCAGCCACGGCTGTGAATGACTGGCAGAAGGAAAGACAATTTGTTCGTCTGAACAAGTTG AAAGTTGATCGTGAAGTTCGTGTCATCCGCTCCAGTCAGTCCATCATGGTCCATATCCATGATCTGACGGTCGGAGACGTCGTGCATCTCGAGCCCGGAGACTGTGCACCAGCTGATGGAGTAGTGGTGACATCTTATGGGCTACGGTGCGACGAATCAATGGCGACAGGCGAGTCGGATCATGTTGAAAAGCACACGGGCTTCGAGGCTTTCGATTGGATTGCCGCCAAAAGCTTAACTGAAGATATGGATCCATTCATTATCTCGGGAAGTAGGATCCTTGAGGGCCTGGGAACTTATCTGGTGCTGAGTGTCGGGCCTAACTCCACTCATGGGCGAATTATGGCCGGTCTTGCTGTCGAAAGCGACCCAACGCCTCTTCAGGTCAAGTTAAGTCGCTTGGCAAAATGGATAGGCTGGTTCGGACTTGG GGCAGCTCTATTGCTATTCTTTGTACTTCTGTTTCGCTTCCTAGCTCAGCTGCCCGAAAACGATGCACCGTCCACAGAAAAGGGTCAGATCTTCATGGACATTCTCATTGTTGCGGTCACGGTAATTGTTGTCGCAATCCCAG AGGGGTTGCCACTCGCCGTTACCTTAGCACTAGCTTTTGCGACGACACGTATGCTCAAAGAGCAGAATCTGGTTTGGCAACTGCGCGCGTGCGAGACCATGGGCAATGCAACCGTCATCTGCTCGGACAAAACCGGCACCCTCACACAAAATAAAATGACAACTGCTCTTGGCATACTGGGCTTCGCGGACGCCTTTACACAGTCAGGTACAACCGCCTCCAGCGTGGAACAAGCTGCCTTTAGCTTTCCAGAAGCCATCGGTCGATACCCTGTAGCCTTCCGCGATCTACTTATCAAGAGCATAACCGCGAATTCCACGGCCTTCAGAGAAGAGCGAGATGGCCGGATGGAGCTGGTAGGAAATAAAACAGATATCGCACTTTTGCACCTGGTGCAGGAGCACCTCGGGGTACATGACATCAGTCGAGAGCGGGCAGATATCGATACTATACAGGTCTATCCGTTCGATTCTGCTCGCAAAGCAATGGCGTTGGTGTACCATGTGGACGAATCAGGGTGCCGTGTACTTGTAAAGGGGGCAGCAGAGGTGGTTCTGAGAGAATGTACTTCCGTTATCACTCCAGGGTCCTCTTCACATGAGGATATATCCACTCAGCAGATAAGTGGGACCGACTTTGAAACGTTGGGTGAGGCGATCAGGAAATATGCCTCTGCATCGCTACGCACAATAGGACTCGCATATCGTGATATCCCAATCGAACTAGTCGCTGGGGATAGTCGCCAAGAAATGGCCAGCCTTGGGTTCGAGGAGCTTTTTCGAGATATGACATGGATTGGGCTCTTTGGGATCCATGATCCCTTGCGACCGGAGGTAAGGGATGCAATACAACAGTGTCACTCGGCTGGGGTCAAGGTTAAGATGGTGACAG GTGACAACCTTAACACCGCATTGGCGATAGCAGAATCCTGCGGTATCAAAACGGCTGATGGTGTTGCTATCGAGGCGCCAGAGCTTCGTAAACTTGATGAGACTGAATTGGATATTATCATGCCGCGCCTTCAAGTGCTGGCTCGCTCATCTCCAAGTGACAAACAGCTTCTTGTAAACCGTTTGAAGCACCTGGGTGAAATAGTTGCCGTGACTGGTGACGGGACAAATGATGGTCCGGCGCTCAAGTCAGCCGATGTTGGTTTCTCAATGGGACTGAGTGGAACTGAGGTGGCTAGAGAAGCGAGTTCAATCATCCTTCTGGATGATAACTTCCGATCTATTGTCACCGCGATTGCCTGGGGCCGGTGCGTCAATGACGCTGTGGCCAAATTTCTGCAG TTTCAATTAACGGTGAACATCACAGCGGTATGCTTGACTGTTGTGACCGCCATATACAACAGCTCCAACGAGAGTGTTTTCAAGGCAGTGCAATTGTTATGGCTGAACTTGATCATGGACACTTTCGCAGCCCTAGCTCT AGCGACCGATCCCCCAACGCCGGAGATACTACAACGTCCCCCCACTCCCCGGAATGCATCATTGTTCACAGTTACCATGTGGAAGCTAATGCTCGGACAATGCATCTACAAGCTGGCGCTGTGCTTCACACTCTATTTTGCAGGGGACAGGATATTGAGTTTGGACATGGATGATCATAATGAAAGACTGCagctcaacaccatcatcttcaacactTTCGTATGGATGCAGATTTTCAACGAATTTAACTGCCGCCGGCTAGACAACAAACTCAATGTCCTTGAGGGTGTTTGGAAAAATCGGTGGTTCATCGTGATAAATTTTCTGATGGTGGGCGGTCAGATActcatcgtcttcgtggGCGGCGCGGCATTTGGCGTCGTTAGACTGAGCGGCACCCAGTGGGCAATCTGTCTTGGATGTGCGGTAGTCTGTATTCCTTGGGCAGCCGTGCTCAAGTTCATCCCGGACAAGTATGTGGCTTATGTTTTGAGATGCTCTGGTTGGTGTCTCTTCGCTATTCTTCGCCCATTGAAGAGGGTAGTACAAATCCTGGGACGGGCGGTCAGGCAGACCGGTTTCTGGTCCCTGATACACCGATGGCGCTTGGGCAAGCATTCTACGAAGAGTCACGCCGATGAGGAAACTGGGAACGGTCTGCATTCGACCATTTAG
- a CDS encoding uncharacterized protein (COG:S;~EggNog:ENOG410PKIV;~InterPro:IPR016024) — MAVDPSVFTPWFGPQQAANYFRSLISDEISQTQVLDINRYLLRCVHDGGITPKIFAVWLFLAHPKFPCILEAALRDEASRGVRKTGINVLKCALKTDRWWKNGWEAVGGTAGLQDIFEKISIQEARSLARAIGSCSNTTDPLLRQAIDELLHRLLPGFFKSSSTQSSGESQQLLKLEDVISLCNLSSDATLMKVFSTPLPDDVTGSLMRQLLNSRMSLLRDIAVGEFPVHPPLRKRLLDQHLAALLTSVIPYESRFGQDRQTGFPAIDFTLDLLAGEFDVSEKSRVVSWHARIRCIDMTLTISRRRRVPFDAIFALLQRVIPDLGHLERTLTHWVPLIHSLIELWVIAAFPDAHLQSISDAPVARYRERLHPSRPQTSHRDSLEAMLRTAFCTLSSNQFQHCLRTLLPKTVPEARLPLLKILCKNLQHLKIDLEKPTPSVKEHKLAPWSWSFLMSLPSRDARWLLERAKLLSPNHSLVNPFVFEWPASAGNSSYFRDALIRVHFDAMDREAADSVNSVARECEPFFPARQRVLLMLVPCPVIEDVKLKAVKARDPEDRLQWAKLTITIAKRSRDIRLVQDVIYWTSRFVRDPSVRPELARRIYREDVASVLSCVMSPTAEDLAAKVSIADEVVSHLLEQALLTAQEPWYRINQDRGFGQLLKLVVSSRIHAVKRLCFRGLGSEQNVVDTLFKGIVPILLRYETVGSTEGYESLGWGQLSGPLSELHCPPNPPVSILKLLDSLAQHRDHLWVKQRGLRIPQAETLPEGLPRGLPLQYLLPSQEWTIAVMKSEGPSAFVSQRVMEVVLSNPGLLLQKVKEDGRKQYLVDSLRFAIEAYLGHLPVADRGKRLLEIWSHYSEKIPSSAGHLGDIKEYMCSLLRFTSLRKLERIIDPPQSPSLDIFKNMSRDSISIEWEPRSTNVQQNAQNRWEGSLLQVRFLAAKEDWPLERMLATPNLGTWSPVREKPKTLKIWWPKYSPRTLPCQYRESLIASALLFLNSLAQNTDRILSKPFPENTDILRYPPVHLDYDFLSSIDDQKKAATAAIDLLNCLVKIVPSTLLYHLSLSFLEALHVLESVSPNYALVQRLAFKSMALVRRSDRPDLAAKLGMKALQLFPEASSWHRMALPSSLTKVLSRANADRVMQDFTTYVFKALEEQNQRTSQRTGTAQAEKRIIKITTVKMLATMLAESRSGASPLSAIEALKNLFHASNHIDVRVAVCTAILEIVGEYDDCEQAYEAFTSLAPYAAVPSETSACESWLQSENAELPRVDWQRPLFDLFINKAYGMLPPRYHEHYTYKALLPLLDELTRQHNRWMRQFLAPLDLTPEERSVTDFGPFEPDMIQRILERWYEYLPREFLVRYRAWIISYLDCMRLRNVDDKMTGKDASWKTSDSYSHWTRWFGAHAGIKSFHTLLGKIDAKEITKVPNGITREDLADVIMACAETFLRNPFKLVSYQVDVSLDRIMNLLSSLGITDTKRRTHVLPIAERIVAFAQGLRTVEWSYDPHRSPPVLPSSFQLHTMLLPFPQFYKTDPFRYIRFVSSTLDLVQECVCFDTYKADSAALHEAMNHVTKEDARQCALEFGQRYDSSATTLVQYVRVDLAHVLALKCSMHRDEKDLRGRAMMLLWRNSPNESIRSIGWSIFPKAL; from the exons ATGGCTGTCGACCCCTCGGTGTTTACTCCCTGGTTCGGCCCGCAACAGGCGGCAAACTACTTCCGCTCTCTAATTTCCGACGAGATTTCACAGACACAGGTCTTGGACATCAACCGTTATCTACTACGTTGTGTTCATGACGGAGGAATAACACCTAAGATCTTTGCCGTGTGGCTATTTCTTGCCCATCCAAAATTTCCTTGCATCCTTGAAGCCGCCCTGCGCGACGAGGCCTCGCGTGGTGTGCGAAAGACCGGCATAAACGTGCTGAAATGTGCCTTGAAAACAGACCGGTGGTGGAAGAACGGTTGGGAGGCAGTTGGAGGCACAGCCGGTCTACAGGATATCTTTGAGAAGATAAGCATCCAGGAGGCTAGGAGCCTGGCAAGAGCCATCGGGTCGTGCTCGAACACCACTGATCCTCTCCTGCGGCAGGCAATCGATGAGCTGCTTCATCGTTTGCTGCCCGGTTTCTTCAAGTCTTCGTCGACGCAATCTTCCGGCGAGTCTCAACAGCTACTCAAGTTGGAGGACGTAATCTCGTTATGTAACCTGTCCAGCGACGCCACTCTAATGAAAGTCTTCTCAACGCCCCTGCCCGACGATGTCACGGGCTCCCTGATGCGACAACTGCTTAACTCTCGTATGTCGCTGCTAAGGGATATTGCTGTCGGGGAATTTCCGGTCCATCCTCCGCTCCGCAAGCGTTTACTGGACCAGCATCTCGCTGCGCTGCTTACATCGGTTATACCCTACGAGTCGCGGTTTGGTCAAGACAGGCAAACCGGCTTCCCGGCGATCGATTTTACCTTGGACCTTTTAGCTGGCGAGTTTGATGTTTCTGAAAAGTCGCGAGTGGTCAGTTGGCATGCGCGCATTCGGTGCATCGATATGACTCTCACAATCTCCCGCCGCCGAAGAGTGCCTTTCGACGCTATTTTTGCCTTGCTTCAGCGTGTAATCCCAGACCTGGGGCATTTAGAACGGACGCTCACCCATTGGGTGCCGCTCATACATTCATTGATAGAATTGTGGGTCATCGCCGCCTTTCCAGACGCACATCTACAGTCGATATCGGATGCGCCTGTTGCTCGTTATCGGGAGCGACTGCATCCATCTCGGCCACAAACGAGCCACAGAGATTCTTTGGAGGCAATGCTTCGAACAGCCTTTTGCACCTTATCATCCAATCAGTTTCAACATTGCCTCCGAACCCTTCTACCCAAAACCGTTCCGGAAGCCAGGCTTCCCTTACTCAAAATTCTATGCAAGAACCTGCAACACCTGAAAATTGATCTGGAGAAGCCTACGCCGTCAGTGAAGGAGCACAAGCTTGCCCCATGGAGTTGGTCGTTCCTCATGTCTCTCCCCAGTCGCGATGCAAGATGGTTACTTGAGCGCGCCAAACTGTTATCGCCGAATCATAGTTTGGTCAATCCCTTCGTCTTCGAGTGGCCAGCGAGTGCAGGGAATTCGTCATATTTTCGGGACGCCTTGATCCGAGTCCACTTCGACGCCATGGACAGAGAAGCAGCCGATTCTGTTAATTCAGTAGCCCGTGAATGTGAGCCATTCTTTCCCGCTAGACAAAGAGTATTGCTGATGCTTGTGCCCTGTCCAGTGATTGAAGACGTGAAGCTTAAGGCTGTAAAAGCCCGTGATCCTGAAGATCGGCTTCAGTGGGCAAAACTGACGATCACTATCGCAAAGAGGAGCCGAGATATTCGCCTTGTGCAAGATGTCATCTATTGGACATCGCGCTTCGTGCGGGATCCG TCTGTGAGACCAGAGCTCGCCAGAAGGATTTATCGGGAGGATGTTGCCTCCGTTCTATCGTGTGTGATGTCGCCAACCGCAGAGGACCTCGCGGCTAAAGTATCCATTGCTGACGAGGTGGTCTCTCATCTCCTGGAACAGGCGCTTCTAACTGCGCAAGAACCGTGGTATCGAATCAACCAGGATCGAGGATTTGGCCAGCTACTTAAGCTCGTCGTTTCTAGCAGGATACATGCGGTAAAGCGCTTGTGTTTCCGTGGTCTAGGCAGTGAACAGAATGTGGTGGACACGCTATTCAAAGGGATAGTGCCAATACTGCTCCGATATGAAACAGTGGGTAGTACGGAAGGATACGAATCCCTTGGCTGGGGACAGTTGTCTGGCCCGCTTTCAGAACTCCATTGCCCGCCTAACCCACCAGTCTCGATCCTAAAGCTCTTGGATTCGCTTGCACAGCACCGAGACCATCTTTGGGTCAAACAGCGTGGCCTTCGGATCCCACAAGCTGAGACTTTGCCCGAGGGCCTACCACGAGGTCTACCGCTTCAATATCTCCTTCCTTCACAGGAATGGACGATCGCGGTGATGAAATCGGAAGGGCCTAGCGCCTTTGTCTCGCAAAGAGTGATGGAGGTTGTCCTCTCCAATCCTGGTCTACTCCTTCAAAAGGTAAAGGAGGACGGCCGCAAACAGTACTTGGTGGATAGTTTGAGGTTTGCAATCGAGGCTTACCTCGGTCATCTACCGGTTGCTGACCGGGGCAAAAGATTACTGGAGATCTGGAGTCATTACTCGGAAAAAATTCCGTCTTCTGCAGGCCACCTGGGGGACATCAAGGAATACATGTGCTCTTTGCTGAGATTCACAAGCTTACGCAAATTAGAGAGGATCATCGACCCTCCCCAGTCGCCTTCTCTTGATATATTCAAGAATATGTCACGTGACTCAATCAGCATTGAATGGGAGCCCCGATCAACCAATGTGCAACAAAATGCACAAAACCGTTGGGAGGGTTCACTATTACAAGTTCGATTTTTGGCCGCAAAGGAGGACTGGCCTCTGGAGAGAATGTTGGCAACTCCCAATCTCGGCACCTGGTCGCCAGTGCGTGAGAAGCCCAAGACCTTGAAGATATGGTGGCCCAAATATAGTCCTCGGACTCTTCCGTGTCAGTACCGAGAATCTCTCATTGCGTCTGCCCTTTTGTTTCTCAATAGCCTAGCCCAGAATACGGACCGCATATTGTCCAAGCCATTCCCTGAGAATACAGATATCCTTCGGTATCCACCAGTGCACCTGGATTACGACTTTTTGTCCAGCATCGACGACCAGAAAAAAGCAGCAACTGCAGCAATTGATCTCCTTAATTGCTTGGTCAAAATAGTACCATCCACCCTGCTGTACCACCTTTCGCTGTCCTTCTTAGAAGCTCTCCATGTGCTTGAAAGCGTATCGCCAAATTATGCGCTAGTGCAGCGCCTCGCTTTCAAATCAATGGCGCTGGTGCGGCGCTCAGACAGGCCTGATCTGGCTGCGAAACTAGGCATGAAAGCGCTCCAGCTATTTCCGGAAGCATCGTCGTGGCACCGGATGGCATTACCTTCCTCGTTGACTAAGGTCCTTAGTCGCGCCAATGCGGACCGGGTAATGCAAGATTTCACTACGTATGTCTTCAAAGCACTAGAAGAGCAGAACCAGCGAACAAGCCAGAGAACTGGTACTGCACAAGCAGAAAAACGCATAATAAAAATCACAACAGTGAAAATGCTGGCGACTATGCTGGCTGAAAGCAGATCTGGCGCGTCACCCCTCTCCGCCATTGAAGCCTTGAAGAACCTCTTTCACGCCAGCAACCACATCGATGTCCGGGTAGCAGTGTGCACGGCTATACTAGAAATTGTTGGAGAATACGATGATTGTGAACAAGCTTACGAAGCATTTACATCGCTCGCACCCTATGCCGCAGTGCCCAGCGAAACCAGCGCCTGTGAATCTTGGTTGCAGTCAGAGAACGCGGAGCTTCCAAGGGTGGATTGGCAACGGCCTCTTTTCGATCTTTTTATCAATAAAGCCTACGGGATGCTGCCTCCAAGGTACCATGAGCACTATACATACAAGGCGCTTCTACCCCTCCTTGATGAATTGACAAGGCAACATAACCGGTGGATGCGCCAATTTCTTGCTCCACTTGATCTTACGCCCGAGGAGCGGTCTGTGACTGACTTTGGCCCTTTTGAGCCAGATATGATACAAAGAATACTGGAACGCTGGTATGAGTACCTGCCTCGGGAATTCCTTGTCAGATACCGCGCTTGGATTATAAGCTATCTTGATTGCATGCGGCTCCGGAACGTCGACGATAAGATGACCGGGAAAGATGCATCATGGAAGACATCTGACTCATATTCTCACTGGACTAGGTGGTTCGGCGCTCATGCTGGAATAAAATCTTTCCATACGTTGCTGGGAAAGATTGATGCCAAGGAAATCACCAAGGTTCCAAATGGGATAACCCGCGAAGATCTCGCGGATGTGATCATGGCGTGTGCGGAAACCTTTCTTCGAAACCCCTTCAAGCTGGTGTCCTATCAGGTCGACGTGTCCCTGGACCGGATTATGAATCTACTTTCGTCGCTGGGGATTACCGACACCAAACGTCGAACTCACGTTTTGCCAATTGCAGAACGAATAGTAGCATTCGCGCAGGGGTTGCGAACCGTGGAGTGGAGCTACGACCCACATCGTAGCCCACCCGTCCTCCCCTCGAGCTTCCAACTCCATACCATGCTTCTTCCGTTTCCTCAGTTCTACAAAACCGATCCTTTCCGCTACATCAGGTTTGTGTCCAGCACGTTGGACTTGGTCCAGGAATGTGTCTGCTTTGACACATACAAGGCCGACAGCGCTGCTCTCCACGAGGCGATGAATCACGTCACAAAAGAGGATGCGCGCCAATGTGCACTGGAATTTGGCCAGCGGTATGACTCCAGCGCAACTACGCTTGTACAGTACGTGAGGGTAGATTTAGCCCACGTTCTGGCACTAAAATGCAGCATGCACAGGGACGAAAAGGATTTGAGAGGACGAGcaatgatgctgctgtggagGAACAGCCCAAACGAGTCGATACGGTCGATTGGGTGGTCCATATTCCCCAAAGCCTTGTAA
- a CDS encoding NADP-dependent oxidoreductase (COG:C;~EggNog:ENOG410PWJX;~InterPro:IPR011032,IPR020843,IPR036291;~PFAM:PF13602,PF00107;~go_function: GO:0016491 - oxidoreductase activity [Evidence IEA]), whose product MKAIRLHPASPNSTSYSPANPAPSTALRLDCDVPIPEPSAPGELLIRVRATTVIRDMLTWPEAYSHEYAILGNDVAGIVVKVFSSASQFKPGDEVFGMTNATRAATWAEYTIVKEDEVARKPTTLTFAEAAAIPLSAQTAYEALFDHAQIPRPTMEDLLSQTATKKGYSVLITGAAGAVGVYLVQLAAAAGVKVVAASRSNARNREFLQALGADEVVEYSMLDDCRGKFDVIVDTVGGEVLEKCWEYVAGTGVLISVDSASFNFVEEHEKRGLRKAGVHALFFIVRGSPDALHFLAEVASHGVVRPLVADIYPLVQAPEAYDVANGRAYGRGKIVLAV is encoded by the coding sequence ATGAAAGCTATCCGTCTTCATCCTGCTTCGCCAAATTCCACATCCTATTCACCAGCTAACCCGGCTCCTTCCACCGCCCTTCGGCTGGACTGTGATGTCCCCATTCCAGAACCCTCTGCGCCCGGAGAGCTTCTCATCCGCGTCAGAGCAACAACCGTCATTCGGGACATGCTCACTTGGCCGGAGGCCTACTCACATGAGTATGCCATCTTGGGCAACGATGTGGCCGGCATTGTGGTGAAGGTGTTCTCGTCCGCAAGCCAGTTCAAGCCCGGCGACGAAGTTTTTGGCATGACCAATGCCACCCGGGCAGCTACCTGGGCCGAATACACCATCgtcaaggaggatgaggtagcCCGGAAGCCCACTACGTTGACATTCGCCGAGGCAGCGGCAATTCCCCTCAGCGCACAAACTGCCTACGAGGCCCTCTTTGACCACGCGCAGATTCCTCGACCGACGATGGAAGATTTACTGTCCCAAACCGCTACGAAAAAAGGGTACTCTGTGCTGATTACTGGTGCCGCCGGTGCAGTGGGCGTGTATCTTGTGCAGttagccgcagccgcagggGTAAAAGTTGTCGCCGCTAGCAGATCCAATGCTCGCAATCGCGAGTTTCTCCAAGCCCTCGGGGCCGACGAAGTCGTGGAGTATAGCATGCTGGACGATTGTCGCGGAAAGTTCGACGTCATCGTCGATACCGTGGGCGGGGAAGTATTGGAAAAATGCTGGGAGTATGTCGCCGGCACAGGAGTGCTGATCTCAGTGGATTCGGCAAGCTTCAACTTCGTAGAGGAGCATGAGAAGCGTGGACTTCGGAAGGCCGGTGTACACGCGCTATTCTTCATTGTCCGGGGCAGTCCGGATGCTTTGCATTTTCTTGCAGAGGTGGCAAGTCATGGAGTCGTCCGGCCTCTCGTGGCAGACATCTACCCACTTGTCCAAGCACCTGAAGCGTATGATGTAGCGAATGGGAGGGCATACGGGCGTGGAAAAATAGTCCTTGCCGTTTGA